The Candidatus Desulfarcum epimagneticum DNA segment GCCCGGGTCATTGAATCCAAAAGCGGCGTCTGGACAGGCTTATGTCATTTAAAATACTGATTGTCGATGATGAGCCGAATATCGTCATTCCGCTCCAGTTTCTCATGGAGCAGAACGGCTACGAGGTGATGACGGCCCAGAGCGGGGAAGAGGGGCTGGAAATCATTTATCGCCACAAACCCGACCTGGTCCTGCTTGACATCATGCTCCCGGGAATTGACGGATATGAAATATGTGAAATTATTCGCTTGAAATCCGGGCTGAATCATATTAAAATCATTTTTTTGACCGCCAAGGGCCGGGACATCAACATCTCCAAGGGCCTTGCCCTGGGGGCGGACGCCTACATCACCAAACCCTTTTCCAACGCGGAGCTGGTGGAAACCGTCAAAACGCTTTTAAACGATGTCAAATGAGACCGAAACGAACGTTTGTCTGGGCCGGCGCCCTGGCATCGCTTTTTCTCATGGCCGGCGCCGCCCTTTTAGTCGCCGCCGTCATTCACAGCCTTCCCCCGGACCTGTCTGAGGCGGCGTCTGAAATCATTTACGGCCATCTCTTTTATATCGGGGCCACGGCCCTTGTGGCCATGTTCGTGGCGACGTTTGTGTTCGAGGGAATGTTCCAGCGTTTTGTGCTCCCCATTTACCGCCTGGCCGAGGAAGTCTCCCTGATCAACTCCGCCAACCCTTCCTACCGGATCAAACCATCCGGAAACAAACATTACATGGGCCTCGCCAAAGCCCTCAATGACTGGGCCGATCAGTACCAGGACATGCAAAACAGCGTGGAGGAAAGAATCCTGCGCGCCGGCGAAAAACTCGAAAACGAAAAAAACATCCTGGCCTCGGTCATTTCGGAGCTGACCGAAGGCATTGTGATCTGCTCGGCCCAGGGGCGGATCCTTTTGTTCAACAAGCGGGCCCGGGAATTTCTGGAAAGGGATTCGGACCCGCGCTCCCCGGACGCCCCGCCCGCCGGCCCGGTCGGGCGGATGGGCCTGGGGAGGCCCATCTTTGAGGCCATCGAGAAAAACCTCATC contains these protein-coding regions:
- a CDS encoding conserved hypothetical protein (Evidence 4 : Unknown function but conserved in other organisms) gives rise to the protein MSFKILIVDDEPNIVIPLQFLMEQNGYEVMTAQSGEEGLEIIYRHKPDLVLLDIMLPGIDGYEICEIIRLKSGLNHIKIIFLTAKGRDINISKGLALGADAYITKPFSNAELVETVKTLLNDVK